A region from the Malus domestica chromosome 07, GDT2T_hap1 genome encodes:
- the LOC114825992 gene encoding uncharacterized protein — MAGSSSSGGDLRTPQFNGSNYDFWALKMETILIAYDLWDVVELGVRPQQIPEEEEGSGDEESEAEQTPVEAPTISREDKIKNAKALSLIQGAIADELFPRIRNEKTAKGAWEILRREFRGDKKA; from the exons ATGGCTGGATCAAGCTCCTCCGGTGGTGATTTACGAACACCACAATTTAATGGCTCAAACTACGATTTTTGGGCATTGAAAATGGAAACCATTCTCATAGCCTACGATCTATGGGATGTGGTAGAACTCGGAGTACGACCGCAGCAGATTCCCGAGGAGGAAGAAGGCTCtggagatgaagaaagtgaGGCTGAGCAAACTCCAGTGGAAGCACCCACCATCTCCAGAGAAGACAAAATCAAAAACGCCAAGGCGCTGAGTCTCATTCAAGGAGCCATAGCAGATGAGCTCTTCCCTCGCATCAGAAATGAAAAGACTGCTAAAGGAGCTTGGGAAATCCTGAGAAGAGAGTTCAGAGGAGATAAAAAG gcttga
- the LOC139197637 gene encoding secreted RxLR effector protein 161-like, with the protein MGIAKRVLRCIQGTLGYGIEFTRDKDAVLIGFCDSDWAGSEDDSRSTSGYAFSFGSGTFSWASVKQNTVALSTAEAEYVSAAEATAQAIWLRFVLDDFGEMQT; encoded by the coding sequence atgGGAATAGCTAAAAGAGTTCTCAGATGCATTCAAGGTACTCTCGGCTATGGCATTGAATTTACAAGGGACAAGGATGCTGTTTTGATTGGATTTTGTGACTCAGATTGGGCTGGCAGTGAAGATGACAGTAGGAGCACATCTGGGTATGCATTCAGTTTTGGTAGTGGTACATTTTCATGGGCCTCAGTCAAGCAAAACACAGTTGCATTGTCAACTGCAGAAGCAGAGTATGTCTCAGCAGCTGAGGCAACAGCTCAAGCTATCTGGCTAAGATTTGTGTTGGATGATTTTGGTGAAATGCAAACTTAA